Part of the Bacteroidales bacterium genome is shown below.
TGGGGAGACGAAGGAAAAGGTAAAATTGTAGATGTATTAACTCCCCGGTATGATATTGTTGCCAGATTTCAGGGAGGTCCTAATGCAGGTCATACTCTTATTTTTAATGATGAAAAGTATGTTTTGCATCTTATTCCTTCCGGAATATTCAGAGATAATACAATTAACTTTATAGGCGACGGTGTTGTTCTTGATCCTGTGATTTTCTTTGATGAAGTTGAAAACGTTGAAAAGTCGGGTAAAAGTGTAAAAGATAATTTATATATAGGCGAAAGAACTAATTTAATACTGCCTACGCACCGAATATTAGATGCTGCAAATGAAAATGAACTCGGGAAATCAAAAATAGGCTCAACAGGTAAAGGAATAGGACCTGCTTATGCTGATAAAACAGCACGATATTCTCTTCATGCTAAAGACATACATTCAGTTAGCTTTAAGAAGAAATACAATAGTCTAAAAAACAGACACTTAAAGCATCTTGGGGTTTATGATTTTGATTTCGATATTAAAGAATATGAAAATAAATGGTTTGAAGCAATTGAAAAATTAAAACAATTTACTTTAAAGAATAGTAATGTTTTTATTAATTCTTCTTTAAAAGAAGGGAAAAAGATTTTAGCCGAAGGAGCACAAGGAACATTACTTGACATAAATGCCGGAACTTATCCGTTTGTAACTTCTTCACAGGTTACCAGTGCAGGAGTTTGTTCGGGCTTAGGAATTGCACCGAATAAAATAGGTGAAGTTTTCGGAATTTTTAAAGCATACACAACTCGTGTAGGCAGCGGCCCGTTTCCTTCTGAATTATTTGATGACACCGGGAAGAAGCTTCAAGAATTAGGGCATGAATTCGGGGCAACAACAGGCAGAGAAAGAAGATGCGGTTGGCTTGATATGGTTGCTTTAAAATATGCCGTTGAAATTAACGGAGTTTCTCAGCTTATTATGACGAAAGCAGATGTTTTGGAAGGTTTTAAAACATTTAAAGTTTCGGAAAAATACAATGACGGCAAAAATGATATTAATTATTTTCCTAATGAATTAGATAGTATTAAACCTGTTCTGAAAGAGTTTACTTCTTGGAATGTAAATCTCAAAAACTGCAAAACAAAAGATGAGTTTCCTAAGGAATTAAAAGATTACATTTCTTATATTGAAAAAGAAATCGAAGTTCCCGTAAAAATAGTTTCAACGGGACCGGACAGAAAAGAAACCGTATTTTGTTAGTTGAAAAATAGTGATTCTATTATTTCTCAGGCACTTTTTTATAGGGAATTGTAAAATAAAAAGTTGCACCTTTTCCTTTTTTTGATTCAACCCAAATTTTGCCGCCGAGCATTTCGGTATATGCTTTTGATATTGCTAAACCTAAGCCGGTTCCTCCGAATTTTTTTGTGGTAGAATAATCCGCTTGACGAAATCGTTCAAAAATAATCTTAATTTCATCTTTAGTTAAACCTATTCCGGTGTCTTTTACAGAAAATAAAATAAACTTTTCCTCATAAATTGTTGAACTTATTGTAACCGACCCTTTATTTGTAAACTTAATTGCATTTCCTATCAGGTTTGTTAAAATTTGATTGACCTTTGTTTTATCTGTAATTATAGTATCTTCTCCTACCGGAATTCCGTAATTAATAATAAGCTTAACTTTTCCGTTACTTTTTTCATATGCCACGCCTTGAAAAAATTTATGTAAATCCAGCATACAAAAATTAACCTTACATTCCTCTTCAAAAATACTTACATGACCCGCATCAATTTTTGATATATCAATAATGTCATTTATCAAATTTAACAAGTGGTTTCCGCTTTTGCTTATTATTTCAATATAATTTTGTTTTTTTTCTTCGGGTAAATCAGGTTTTTTCAATAAATCTGTAAAGCCCAATATTCCGTTCATAGGTGTTCTTATTTCATGGCTCATATTTGCCAAAAAAGCTGCTTTCATATTTCCGGCAGATTCTGCTTCTTCTTTTGCTTTTTTCAACTCACTTATCAGGTTTACCCGTTTTGTTATATCTCTGCCTATACTTAATAATGCTTTTTTTCCGTTAAAATCAACTACTTTTGTATTAACTTCTGTATATAATCTTTTTCCGTCTTT
Proteins encoded:
- a CDS encoding PAS domain S-box protein translates to MKNKFRHIKYLQSYNNLLNTFSTAIEESVNIIFITDVNGYFEYVNKKFTEITGYKLEELKEKTPRILKSGKQSEYFYNNLWETIISGKTWRGEIINKSKKGDLFWENTTIFPLKDENGIITNFLAEKEIITKEVKTKEALIQSKENFKNIFDFAEDTIIVHDFSGNMLEVNKSFYERLGYTYDEAMKLNPEDFDLNESSEKLEERIKEIREKGFSVFETIAISKDGKRLYTEVNTKVVDFNGKKALLSIGRDITKRVNLISELKKAKEEAESAGNMKAAFLANMSHEIRTPMNGILGFTDLLKKPDLPEEKKQNYIEIISKSGNHLLNLINDIIDISKIDAGHVSIFEEECKVNFCMLDLHKFFQGVAYEKSNGKVKLIINYGIPVGEDTIITDKTKVNQILTNLIGNAIKFTNKGSVTISSTIYEEKFILFSVKDTGIGLTKDEIKIIFERFRQADYSTTKKFGGTGLGLAISKAYTEMLGGKIWVESKKGKGATFYFTIPYKKVPEK
- a CDS encoding adenylosuccinate synthase; the encoded protein is MKVDVLLGLQWGDEGKGKIVDVLTPRYDIVARFQGGPNAGHTLIFNDEKYVLHLIPSGIFRDNTINFIGDGVVLDPVIFFDEVENVEKSGKSVKDNLYIGERTNLILPTHRILDAANENELGKSKIGSTGKGIGPAYADKTARYSLHAKDIHSVSFKKKYNSLKNRHLKHLGVYDFDFDIKEYENKWFEAIEKLKQFTLKNSNVFINSSLKEGKKILAEGAQGTLLDINAGTYPFVTSSQVTSAGVCSGLGIAPNKIGEVFGIFKAYTTRVGSGPFPSELFDDTGKKLQELGHEFGATTGRERRCGWLDMVALKYAVEINGVSQLIMTKADVLEGFKTFKVSEKYNDGKNDINYFPNELDSIKPVLKEFTSWNVNLKNCKTKDEFPKELKDYISYIEKEIEVPVKIVSTGPDRKETVFC